The DNA sequence TCGTCTGATAAAAACCGACTGAGTGTCCCGTCGTCTCTAAAAAGGAAGCCGACAAGGATGACGCCCCCAGCCGAAATCAATGCTAAAATCCCCAAGCGTTTAACCCATTTTCGTTTCAATAAAATCAACTCCTTACCTCTACATTAAGTGATGACGTAACGTCACCTGCAAGGAGAAGATTATGAAACTGATAAACCATCCTATCCATCGTTTCTATCCTATGAAATCCGTGATAGTCTTAGAGCAAGAAGTTTCATAGAAATGCCTATCCTAAAGGACAAGGCAAAAAAAGTAGGGGGAAAAGATGGAGAAACTGTGGAGTATTCGTTTGATTCGTTTTTCAACGTTTTTCGGATTGTTTGGCACCTTTTTAGGGGCACAAATGGCAGGTAGCATGGACTATGCCCTACGCCCAGTTCATGCGCATATTTTATTGGTCGGCTGGTTGTCTGTATTTGCTTGGGGCATTTTCTACAAAGTGTATACGGTTAAATACAAAAGGCTTGTCACCATTCATAGCATCACAGCGATGATCGGCGCCTTCGGTTTAACCGCAGGAATGTGGCTCTACAATTTGAATCCATTCAATTGGAATGACACGCTTGTGCTCATCCTCTTTATCGTCGGAGGATTCATCCTTCTGATCTCCTTCTTCTTGTTTATGATCGTCACCTTTATGACGACAAATGAGGCGGAAAAGGAAGCGAATTAAAACGGGGTTTGAACACCTAATTTGTCAGTTAAAAAAACCGAACAATTCAATTGAAATTGTTCGGTTTATTAGTGATTCTCTTGTAACACTTCGCTTAAATTTCATCCATTCTTTATTTAGGGGTATGAATATTCTTTAGCGATAAAGTGTTAATGGATCGCTTTCTAAAAATAACCTTTAGCGTAAGTTTTCTGCGTTTTGATCTGTGACCCCCTATATGTTATAAATACATACATGTGAAACAAGGATGGGGTTAAATGTCTAATAGAGAAACAATAAGTATGGCATGTAAATCTGCATTCCCAAGTACGCTGCCTATCTTAGCTGGGTTTACCTTTTTAGGTATAGCTTATGGCATCTTTATGAATGCCTTAGGTTTTGAACCGATTTATGCCATCCTCATGAGTTTGATTATCTTCGCTGGTTCAATGGAATTTGTAGCTGCCAACTTATTAATGGTTGCATTTAATCCTCTAAATGCTCTATTCCTAACTTTAATGCTCAATGCAAGACATGTATTCTATGGGTTATCAATGTTAGAAACATATAAAGGAACAGGTAAAAAAAAGATCTATTTGATTTTCGGGCTATGCGATGAATCCTTCGCTATCAATAGTTCAGCAAACATTCCTTCGCATGTAGACAGAGGCTGGTTTATGTTTTTTGTAACTTTGCTAAACCATTCATATTGGGTGATTGGTGCAACCATTGGTAGTTTATTCGGGTCTATGCTAACTATAAACACTGAAGGATTAGAGTTTGTTATGACGGCTCTTTTCCTAGTTATATTTCTTGATCAGTGGACAAAAGAAAAAAAACCCTTTAGTTCACTCACGGGTTTGTGCGTGTCTTTTGTGGCATTACTATTGTTTGGTGCTGAACGATTTATTATTCCAGCCATGATACTTATTTTGTTTGTTCTTACTATAAAGCGCAAACCGCAAGAGAAAAGCACAGAGTGGTGAATGAATAGTGACGATCTTAGAAGAGTTAATTATCATTGGTCTTGTTGTGGTCGGAACGATGGCTACTCGGTTTTTACCTTTCATTATTTTTACAGAGGATAAACCTACTCCACCCTATGTGAAGTATCTAGGAAAAGTCTTACCTCCTGCCGTATTTGGATTGTTAGTTGTTTATTCGCTAAGGAATATTAATTTCTACGCGGGGAGTCAAGGGGTGCCTGAAATGATTGCGACATTATTAGTAATTGGGCTACATTTGTGGAAAAAGAATATGCTTCTTTCAATAGCGGGAGGAACCATTTTTTATATGATCTTAGTTCAAATGATTTTTTAGGTGCGTATTTTATAAACAAAGCGTGTTCAAAGGAAATTTATGATAGGAACACGATATGCCTGTGTGAGTTGATCGGTCGGTCCTCTCATGTTGTCACCTCCATAAAAACTTTAGACACTTTGATACCGCTTTTCAGAGGGCGTCTTAGAGTCGCAGTCATTATTTTCATCAACATCTATCACAACGGAGATTATTAAGCATTTTTAGAAAAATATTGTCATTTATACAAGGGATTGGCATGACGTTAAGCGAAAAGAGTACAGAACTGCGTTCAGAGAATGTGGCAGTTCTGTTTTTTATGTCGTGTCGAATGAATGTGAAAAAAGTAGGATTTTGGCTAACATAGATTAAGCTGTATGAGAGGGGGCTAAAGCACATGGGATTGAACATAAACAAAAAGACGACATCTGGGGGCTCTCGGTATCGGCGTATATTTCAGAATAGTCCATTAATGTGGCTGTGGGGAGCACAGTCAATTGCGACGATCGGGGATACTTTTTTTAACTTGTCCGTCATGTGGGTGATTTACCAACAGAGCGGCTCTGCTTTGCAAACTGCGCTTGTGGGTGTGGTTTGGCATGTGTCTGATATTATTTTCGGGCCAATTGCTGGTGTGTACGCGGATCGCTGGAGTCGAAAAAAGATCATGGTCGTGACCAACTTCCTCCTTGCTATCGTCGTTGCCATTTTTGCTGTTGTGATTTATGCCATGGGGTATCTTTCGCCAGTGGTCACCTACGTCGCTGTGTTTGTGATCAATTGCCTTACCTCGTTTATGAGGCCCGCACGCAGTGCCATCATGCCTTCAATCATTGGCAAGGAATTGCTTATTACGGCACAGGGCTTTTTCTCGACGGTCCAACAAGGCATCGCATTGCTTGCGAATGCGGCAGCCGGTATTGTTATCGCCTTCACAGGGGTCGTGTGGGCCATTGCCGGGAATGCCTTTACCTTTTTCGGTGCGGCGTTATGCATTCTAGCGGCAAAGCTTCCGGCACAGGCGAAGGCAGTCGCACCACCATCAGGGAAACCGATGCGTCTGGCACTGTTTAAAGAGTTGGGGGACGGGTGGCGTGTGATCTCGGAAAGACCGCTCATCAAATCAATGGTGTGGATCAATTTACTCATCAACGTCGTCACCTTTACGGGGCCACTCTATCCTGTCCTTGTAAGCGAGCAGCTTGACGCGGGTCCCGCAGCGTATGGGATTATCCAAGCGGCAGGGGTCGTAGGAGCCATGCTGGCAGGAATTCTTTGTGGAGTCATTGAACGTCGCTTTGGGGCAGGGAAAATCCTTGCCTTTGGGTGGTTTTTCGCGAGCCTCGCCTTGATCGGTATGGCCTTTTCCACATCGGTTTCAGTCACTGCAGTTTTGCAGGGGGTTTTGATGCTTTCCGTGATCATCGGAAATATTTCAATGGGAGCGGTTGAGGTGGCATTAATCCCGGAAGATTTCCGCGGAAGGGTCGTGGGAGTCATTTCTGCGATTTCAGTGCTGGCGATTCCCTTCAGTACGTTCATTGGTGGGTTGCTAGCAGATATTGTCGGTGTGGTTCCCCTCTTTGTCACCGCCGGCATTTGGGTGTTCGGCATCGCCTGTTATTCTTCGTTAAATCCACATATCCGCAATGCGAGGATCACGGAGGAGTGAGGAGTTTTAGGGAGAATTGGGGCTGCCCGGGAAGTCATTAAGATGACTTTTGGGACAGCCCTTCAATTCAATTCCAACTCATGAAGCAGCCCATGTTCCTTACTTCGTTGCGACCAATCGACTTACATCATTAAACACCCCGACATAGCTTTTCGTTTCCCCTGCGTGATTCTTCATCGGACTAATCGTCAGTAATCCTTGATAAATCTCCCCATTTTTACGCTTGTTCCAAATTTCCCCTTCCCAAAAGCCATCCTCTTCAATCGAGCGCCACATGGCTTCATAGAACGCAATGTTATGCCGTCCCGATTGGAGGATTGTTGGTGTTTTGCCTTTGACTTCCTCACTGGAATACCCCGTAATTCGGGTAAATGAAGGATTGATCTGCTGGATCACTAACTGCTTGTTCGTCACCATAATGCCTTCAGCTGTGCCATCAATAATCTTGCTGCTGAGGTCGACCTGCTCCCGGTAGTACAGGAAAATGACAATGACGAAGCTGACGATGGCGAACTCCGACAGCAGCATAAAAGCAATTGCATGATGCCCCGTGAACGATGCGACAGAAGTCAGTAGCAAAGGCGGGAAAAATCCACCTAAACCACCCATTGCCGATACAATGCCGTTCACAATACCGGCCTGCTTATTGAAATATAGCGGCACAAGCTTGAAGATCGTTCCGTTGCCAACCCCGACAGTGAATGCCACCGCAAGCGCCCCGACGGTATACCAAGGCAGTGAGGGCGAAAAGGACAAGAGAATGCCGCATAATGCCACACCGATAAAAACGATCATTAAAAGGATGTAAGGATTGTATCGATCGGCTAACCAACCACCGATTGGACGAAAGGCCGTTGCGATGGCAATAAAGATGGCTGTGCGAATGCCCGCGTCGACTGGCCCCAAGCCAAACTGATCGACCAATAGACTTGGCAGGAAGACAGTGAATGCCACGAATGCACCAAACGTAATGAAATAAAAGAGGCTAATCATCCAAAGAATTGGGTTCCGATACACAGCCCCCATTTGCTTAATCATGGATTGTTTTACTTTCGTTTCCTGCCTGTCGCCGAAAAGAAACGTCAAAAGCGCATAGGCGAGTAGGATGAACAAAGTCAGACGGATGGTGCTTTGCCAGCCGATAGAGCTCGCGATGATTGGTGCCCCAAACATAGTCAAGGCTGTTCCGATATTGCCGATGCCATAAATCCCGTTAATAAAGCCGTGCTTTTCCTTCGGGTAGTATTTCGGTAGAGACGTGACGCCAATGGAGAAAGTCGCGCCACCAACACCTAGGAGAAGACCGCCAACAATTAAATCGAAAAAGCTGTCAGCTGAACTAAGGGCAAGAACAGGCACTAACAGAATGATAAAGCTGATCAAGAAGGTGAAGCGAGCCCCGATGCGATCCGTATAAAAGCCGAACGGGATGCGTAGCACCGAACCTAAGACAACAGGAACGGCTGTGACAAGGGAGGCCTGACCAGCAGTCAAGGCAATGTCTTCACGAATGTAAGGCATCAAGGAAGAGAGCAATACCCAAATCATGAAGCCGATGACAAGACTGGACGTTTGCAGGGAGAGCTGAAACGTCGATTTTTTCATGTGATCGTTCCTTTCTATTGCAGTGATATGTGTATGGACATGATTTTAAATTGTTGTTAGTACTTTGTCTGTGAAAAATATCACAGGCTTTTGAGAAACGCTCGCTTTCGTCGTTGCTTTGCCTCATTCGGATGCTCATTGCCCGTAAGGCAACTCCGCTCCTCACTCGGCTTCGCGCCTCGAAAGACAAGCGTTTTCAATGCGCCTGGGGTTGGCTTTCGGGGAACGTTCGCTTTCGTTGTTGCTCGCCTCATTCGGATGCTCATTGCCCGTAAGGCAACTCCGCTCCTCGCTCGGCTTCGCGCCTCGAAAGGCAAACGATTTCAATGCGCCTGGGTTCGGGCTTTTGAGAAACGCTCGCTTTCTTTGTTGCTCGCTTCGTTCGGATGCTCATTGCCCGTGCGGCAACTCCGCTCCTCTCTCGGCTTCGCGCCTTGAAAGACAAACGTTTTCAATGCGCCTGGGGTTGGCTTTTGGGAAACGCTCGCTTTCGTCGTTAGCATTTCCTTGTTCATATGCTCATTGCCCATGTGCCAGTTATGCTTCACTCGAGGCCAGACTATTTTTTTTATTAGAAGTGTGATGTTTTTCACAACCTTGTTTTTTAATTGGTGGTTCAATGAACGTAAGAACTTCGTTTGGAGGGATTACGATGAAAAAGAAACCGTCACCGCTATGGCAACGATTGAATTATCTTAAGCCAATTGAAAAATATGCGAAGAACCATAGTCAATTACAGGATGGAAATCGGGATTGGGAAAATGTGTATCGGAATAGATGGCAGCATGACAAGGTGATCCGTTCCACGCATGGCGTCAACTGTACGGGATCATGCAGCTGGAACATCTATGTGAAGAATGGCATTGTCTCTTGGGAAGGGCAGCAGCTGGATTACCCGACGACTGGGCCGGATATGCCGGAATTTGAACCGCGGGGCTGTCCGCGTGGAGCGAGCTTCTCTTGGTATATCTACAGTCCGCTACGCGTCAAATATCCTTATGTGCGGAAGAAACTTCTCCTTCTCTGGAGGGAGGCGCTGGCAACTCATTC is a window from the Aureibacillus halotolerans genome containing:
- the azlC gene encoding azaleucine resistance protein AzlC, producing the protein MSNRETISMACKSAFPSTLPILAGFTFLGIAYGIFMNALGFEPIYAILMSLIIFAGSMEFVAANLLMVAFNPLNALFLTLMLNARHVFYGLSMLETYKGTGKKKIYLIFGLCDESFAINSSANIPSHVDRGWFMFFVTLLNHSYWVIGATIGSLFGSMLTINTEGLEFVMTALFLVIFLDQWTKEKKPFSSLTGLCVSFVALLLFGAERFIIPAMILILFVLTIKRKPQEKSTEW
- a CDS encoding branched-chain amino acid transporter permease, which codes for MTILEELIIIGLVVVGTMATRFLPFIIFTEDKPTPPYVKYLGKVLPPAVFGLLVVYSLRNINFYAGSQGVPEMIATLLVIGLHLWKKNMLLSIAGGTIFYMILVQMIF
- a CDS encoding MFS transporter, encoding MGLNINKKTTSGGSRYRRIFQNSPLMWLWGAQSIATIGDTFFNLSVMWVIYQQSGSALQTALVGVVWHVSDIIFGPIAGVYADRWSRKKIMVVTNFLLAIVVAIFAVVIYAMGYLSPVVTYVAVFVINCLTSFMRPARSAIMPSIIGKELLITAQGFFSTVQQGIALLANAAAGIVIAFTGVVWAIAGNAFTFFGAALCILAAKLPAQAKAVAPPSGKPMRLALFKELGDGWRVISERPLIKSMVWINLLINVVTFTGPLYPVLVSEQLDAGPAAYGIIQAAGVVGAMLAGILCGVIERRFGAGKILAFGWFFASLALIGMAFSTSVSVTAVLQGVLMLSVIIGNISMGAVEVALIPEDFRGRVVGVISAISVLAIPFSTFIGGLLADIVGVVPLFVTAGIWVFGIACYSSLNPHIRNARITEE
- a CDS encoding nitrate/nitrite transporter, producing MKKSTFQLSLQTSSLVIGFMIWVLLSSLMPYIREDIALTAGQASLVTAVPVVLGSVLRIPFGFYTDRIGARFTFLISFIILLVPVLALSSADSFFDLIVGGLLLGVGGATFSIGVTSLPKYYPKEKHGFINGIYGIGNIGTALTMFGAPIIASSIGWQSTIRLTLFILLAYALLTFLFGDRQETKVKQSMIKQMGAVYRNPILWMISLFYFITFGAFVAFTVFLPSLLVDQFGLGPVDAGIRTAIFIAIATAFRPIGGWLADRYNPYILLMIVFIGVALCGILLSFSPSLPWYTVGALAVAFTVGVGNGTIFKLVPLYFNKQAGIVNGIVSAMGGLGGFFPPLLLTSVASFTGHHAIAFMLLSEFAIVSFVIVIFLYYREQVDLSSKIIDGTAEGIMVTNKQLVIQQINPSFTRITGYSSEEVKGKTPTILQSGRHNIAFYEAMWRSIEEDGFWEGEIWNKRKNGEIYQGLLTISPMKNHAGETKSYVGVFNDVSRLVATK